Proteins encoded within one genomic window of Oncorhynchus mykiss isolate Arlee chromosome 27, USDA_OmykA_1.1, whole genome shotgun sequence:
- the LOC110507786 gene encoding suppressor of cytokine signaling 5, producing MSEPKESGDRGKDRERGARPKVRQSRSEERRDAGGGQKGGRGKKKGQTSHEQAGERPVSDGFEYGDLLTGLEPRDRCSSSPLKEGRRWQGLEGVTSLSQDRGTARLAQGTAEPPTSEAEGRGAGGSRTLRQKIQDAMGQCFPIKTNTPSSSSTQHVFMPQAAAAGAGSSSRRKIHLTELMLDDCPFAAGTELAQKWYLIKQHTAPISTPPVVDTLVVSASASASNLAAVVEDVDDRLRERRRISIEQGVEPPPNAEIHTFEVTAQINPLYKLGPKLAHGMNELAGDDRATIHQQQQLLLQRQQQHQLLLQSCLDTLDEVVAVAVASSSSASASALVPVCEAASVPDPMVDPEVTASLQPTKIVVPQAEGPPTQDGYRIHTQIDYIHCLVPDLLQITNLPCYWGVMDRYEAETLLEGKPEGTFLLRDSAQEDYLFSVSFRRYGRSLHARIEQWNHNFSFDVHDPSVFHAPTVTGLLEHYKDPNSCMFFEPLLSNPIHRTLPFSLQHVCRARISSCTTYDGINVLPIPNTLKKHLKEYHYKQRVRVRRMDTWWE from the coding sequence ATGTCTGAACCAAAGGAGTCGGGTGATCGTGGGAAAGACAGGGAGCGGGGCGCCCGTCCCAAGGTGAGACAGAGCCGgtctgaggagagaagagatgccGGCGGGGGgcaaaagggaggaagaggaaaaaAGAAAGGCCAGACGTCCCATGAGCAAGCTGGGGAGCGGCCTGTCAGCGATGGGTTTGAGTATGGGGACCTGCTGACTGGTCTGGAGCCCAGGGACCgctgttcctcctctccactgAAGGAGGGCAGGAGATGGCAGGGCCTGGAGGGGGTCACTTCACTCAGCCAGGACAGGGGGACTGCCAGGCTGGCACAGGGGACAGCTGAGCCACCAACCAGTGAGGCTGAGGGCAGGGGGGCAGGTGGCAGTCGCACACTCCGCCAAAAGATCCAGGATGCCATGGGGCAGTGTTTCCCCATAAAGACCAACACTCCGTCGTCCAGTTCCACTCAGCATGTCTTTATGCCACAAGCTGCTGCTGCCGGGGCTGGGTCCTCCTCGCGCCGCAAGATCCACCTTACTGAACTCATGCTGGATGACTGTCCCTTCGCTGCAGGCACCGAGCTGGCTCAGAAGTGGTACCTCATCAAGCAGCACACAGCCCCCATCTCCACACCTCCCGTAGTGGACACCTTGGTGGTCAGCGCTAGTGCCTCTGCCTCAAACTTGGCCGCCGTGGTGGAGGATGTGGATGACCGGTTACGAGAGCGCAGGCGCATCAGCATCGAGCAAGGCGTGGAGCCGCCACCCAACGCAGAGATCCACACGTTTGAGGTGACGGCCCAGATCAACCCTCTGTACAAGCTGGGGCCCAAACTGGCCCATGGTATGAATGAGCTTGCAGGGGATGACAGAGCTACCATTCACCAGCAACAGCAGCTGCTTCTCCAGAGGCAACAGCAGCACCAGCTcttgctgcagagctgtctggaCACTCTCGATGAGGTGGTGGCCGTGGCCGTGGCCTCCTCCTCTTCTGCCTCAGCATCTGCCTTGGTCCCTGTCTGTGAAGCTGCTTCTGTGCCTGACCCCATGGTTGACCCTGAGGTCACAGCCAGCCTCCAGCCAACCAAAATTGTTGTGCCCCAGGCTGAGGGTCCCCCTACTCAGGACGGCTATCGCATCCACACCCAGATCGACTACATCCACTGTCTGGTGCCTGACCTGCTGCAGATCACTAACTTACCCTGCTACTGGGGTGTGATGGACCGCTATGAGGCCGAGACACTGCTGGAGGGTAAGCCAGAGGGCACCTTCCTGCTCCGCGACTCAGCCCAGGAAGACTACCTCTTCTCCGTCAGCTTCCGCCGCTACGGCCGCTCGCTGCACGCCCGCATCGAGCAGTGGAACCACAACTTCAGCTTCGACGTGCACGACCCCAGTGTTTTCCATGCGCCCACCGTCACGGGGCTGCTGGAGCACTACAAGGACCCCAACTCCTGCATGTTCTTCGAGCCTCTGCTGTCCAACCCCATCCACCGCACCCTGCCCTTCAGCCTGCAGCACGTGTGCCGGGCGAGGATCAGCAGCTGCACCACCTACGACGGCATCAACGTGCTGCCCATCCCCAACACCCTGAAGAAACACCTGAAGGAGTACCATTACAAGCAGAGGGTGAGGGTACGGAGGATGGACACCTGGTGGGAATAA